The genomic region tcatggaaGCTTCTTGATTTTTAGTTGTAAGTTCTTGGttcttcatcattttctccatcaagagctccaaattggtgatcctctgagagtcttgtgagattggttggttgtgagaTGTTGAGGGCTGATGGTAAGTGTTTTGATtggtggcttggttattggatggataattgataaacccatatttcatgagttcttttgtgcttaattagagtgatttattcaactcttcacctacttattcacattaattgcatggttttactttcccttccttattatgtcatgttgtgaaaaacatgtttcctaagctttaaaaattaattattttaattacctttatttccattcgatgccgtgattagtgtgttgagtagtttcagattttctaaggcagaatgacttaaaaggatggaaaaaggaaacatactagaatggaaggaggaagcaaaacggagctttaaagaaactggtatctaCGCAATCGCAtggatgacacgatcgcgtgccaagcacgaatcagcagcgacgcggccgcatgactgacgcgaccgcgtggcaagaaaaagctccgaatgacgcgaccgcgtgacccacgcagatgcgtgacaaaggccacgcaccataaattacagaatacgcccccagcgaattctgaagccctttttggcccagatccaagtacagacagcatagaccagaggttataaagtgtgggaatgcttccattcaaagcagagctcgcatatttttacctttcaatgatttagatttagttgagagggagatcttctctctctctcttttaggatttaggatttcttcctgttttgggagtaactctggatccacgtttaatgttcttttagttttacttctatttatttattccaacatttgaattgattattattataaattgatctaagaattattccatgttacagatttctaattgaattaataataatttgaggtattttcagtttatgattattctctttgatttaatttgccattgcttcccatctaaggacatttttattatttcagcaattcactttttccccttttggttttggttaagaattcagtaactcaacagttattaaactcaacataattgataatcgttatcttgctaattaagttgaacttaaataatcccaaccttttcttaggaaataattaggattcaaaggtcaatttaattagttccttgactttcctttgctccggtaaaggttgaccaagtggaattaagatacaactttcattattgttgagaagggtaactaagttggacttctaatttcccttatcttgccaaaagttgagATCGCCTGAaagaaacaatgattaaatttcaaacaaccattcaacaactggagcaagcactaattcaatgggctactaggcgctcaaatatacaaggatcaaccacagctccatgtggacagcccaatgaagagcgtagcatgaaagaaatactaaagactccagtggacaagacagaaaatgaattcgtactagaacaagtggaagaagctgtcattgttcaaaaagaagagttggttgaagatctaggcgatgctgaacttccttgggaatacagaattgaggaaaactccgtccaagacaCTACAGTTGATgataaggaggataccgtacaatttccaaggcaagtcgtttacgaagaatcagacggaataatccaagaagcaattttccttgatgatgatagtcacaagtctagtgctcctagtgatgaacttgcgtccgcaagtgaattctctgagatcgaagaatcttccccaagtgaatatgaagatgatgcggaggtagatttctctcaacctccaatctatgactcaagtgatgaggaagacgcagaagactttgaccagaatACAGATACAATCGAAgttctttgcaaggaagtggaagaattcccagaagagcacaaggaaacggaacttgcagaaccaccaaaaatacctatcccaaggccattgccacccaatacaagcttcaagtgggtacaatccttaacttataattttacttattcacttgaatatggtttgcttgaaacagatggccagcttagagctctctgcggctttaagagtaagaaggaaatggctcgtattcagagctggtgcaccaggttcaataaggttccacgcttcacctcgaagtacacggattagtatcgtgctcaattgcatggatcacggaggacgtttggtcgccacggtgagattctactctttaacccgcccgaatggaaacttataAATCAAAatggaggcggatctaaaaacacagcttgggatcatggattatgttctgacattcgtcatcccgggaggctggatatctgtttaaagctgcgcagaagctttacatgccaagtttgggaccccagaggctactggcattccaagcactggtggaaatttttggacgaatttaaacataagccaccataacaggatactcttccaatgtccaacttaaggactttaactaaaagtgctaggtgggagacaacccaccatggtatggtcgcttcttttttttttcaatttatttcatgttaattactttcatttttcctttttcattttaatttattaaacctggaatcatgcataagcattCATGATAGTCATTGTAttttgcatttttcatgcataaaaaaaaaaagtggttgcacgacgcgaccgcatggcccatgcgatcgcgtcatatcgcgaaaaacaccacccatgcgaccgcgtgacccacgcggccgcgtgatatatatatcggcgtaaggatccaacgaacagaaagttgggctggaatcgtgcggcccttgtgcgtttcacACAAATTGGCCGACGCGATCGCataccccatgcgatcgcgtcacttactcaataccaatcccacacgatcgcgtcgcatggattgcacatcgccccaaaaggagacagagagttgcgctaaaacggcgctggagtcgtgcgttttgCATgacttccagcgacgcgatcgcgcgacccatgcgatcacgtcacccttctttcccccctctcatgcgatcgcgcaccccacgcNNNNNNNNNNNNNNNNNNNNNNNNNNNNNNNNNNNNNNNNNNNNNNNNNNNNNNNNNNNNNNNNNCACTTAACCTAAACCCTTTCTCCGCCACCAACCCCCTCCGCCgccaccaccgcgccggacgctgCCGCAGCCActttcttccctgttccaccccttccgcttaccaggttccgcaacacgcaaccaatttttttatctgttcgtcacttttctgtattttttattccgtttatgttcataattaggatagttagacttgcatgttgtagtggatttttaggttgttaggtagcttaggctgtggttagtggatctaggtctatttacttgcactgttcttacttctgttttaccctatgtgcaaatctgttgctgctataatcatgattcatatgctgctttcttgtatgttgctgctgtttacattgagtttttatgtttattttatatctatgtacatgcagcttgattttttttaattcatatgaactgattaaattgctattcattttccgggacaatccaattttagccagaatgctgcccaaatttttttttaaattattttcattcatattttggtttggcatttctgaaatctgttttactctgctttacccaaaccactacatgaatgctatggcagaccttCTCATCCTTtatgatttcctggttcataaactgcttgttcaattatgagtacttctattcttacctgtgaatccttgttatatggttttttctctatgccacttactttaacccgcactttactaactcactgattttaatttcctaatttctttttcaaatcctaaccatactaacccttttgatctcttttctgattattttcactttcctctaactttctaaccatggcatattgcttatttttttcatttaacataaattcaatctcatttcatatactcattttccttattctattcctcccttaccgctttgagtttcctttgtttaaattgcctatttgctttcctattttttttatccattcctgattttctatttttcaggatgtctgcctcacacaggaaaggtaaaggcaaggccactggcaagcgcaagagaggagattcctcccagtccatcatttctctaatgcacgatacctcatggcgggagaagaacttcacaccgcaggagaaagctaaccagctgcttcctgcaaatgatcctataaaatttgcaaaccggtactgtgaactgaagtacccaGCTTTTGCAAACtacagaaatctatacctggaacgtaccttgaagattccagaagccctccagcaatacactactgagcaaatcaagcaaaggggctggttctttctggagagatcactaacagaggtcaatgcatcttgggtccgggaattctattgcaactactaccttactacccttgatgcagtgaacctgaggggaaagcaaattctggtcacagaggaagccatagagaccattctccagctcccagccaagtccgatcagccagatggttttgcacaggctgaggaggacatgggccagatgcagtttgactgggatgctgtgaaggcacggatagcgctcgaccctgctgttccttgggagatgggtcagaacaccactatgcctagagggatcaagagagtgtacttaaatgatgaggctcggctatggcatcagatcttgagtaattttgtgatgccgagtactcacgagacggagatcccggctaccatgatcaccctcctttggtgtgtgctggagggtaaggacatatacttacctcattttatccggcattatatggccagagCCCACGTACgtggcaccctcccctttccttaccttgttacacggctaggccgtcaggctgatgtgccttgggaggatgccgatgagagaccaccagcagcagactgcaagaagatcatcccgcacagcaggaacttccttgccttGGGCTACaaaccaccacctgtcactgctactgatgagacagcccctccgtctgctggaccctcttcatccacagctgccccagctgcccctgctgcctcCACTGCACCTCAACCCGCCTCTGAGCCAGTCTATCGCCttgtgcaccgtctattccgccagcttgatcagatggagcgctgtaacaggcgccggtatgagagattagagcgccgcagcaggcgatgctattcccatctgaagctgatgatcagacagggcgccgacatcccctccgagcccgacaccccttcaaagccatcagaggatgagcacgaggaggagcctcattcccaagCGAAGACTCATCAgaaggcagccacagagcaggctgccccgcatcagggggttatgccccagatagagactgcagatccggagatcccgcttCAGTCCGTCCCACCTCCACAGCAACCAGACCATCAGCCCACCATCACCACGAacaccccagctaccatccctaccattgatgacactccttcacaccaggcttgattgagcatcgaggacgatgcttcattttaagtgtggggaggtcgtcatctctggcgtttattttggtgaaccactacatactttttcttttattttggatatttttctgtatttttctttttttcttttattgttattttctgagtacttatttagggtttagggtttaggatttacccGGTGTGAGAAATCACATTGTTCGAGGAACCCTAGATGCTGTCAGAGTAAAGGATCGTCAACAAGGTCGTTCTAGTGCGTTGTAGATTCTTATCCAAGACTTGTATCATTTGATAATGCCATGTGAATCGCTAGAAACATGTGAAGTGTATGGATAACCCAATAACGAAAAGGGAGAAGAACCTATGATTAGCTTTTCCGGAAATTTCCAAACGAACAATTTCAACGAAATCTTTCAATTTCTTATTTTACTATGTTCAACTCTATGTATTCCTCTATCCGTAGAGTACATCGAATGTACAGAAATGGCTCTAACAGAGTTTCTGTTATTCGTTGATATTATTTCAATAAAACCCTCTGATATTATTTGAGAATACAAATTCTTGTTAGACCCCCAAAATTGATTTTGACTTGAATCGTTATCAAAAAGAATCAAATGATTCTGTTGATATATTCGAGTAATTAACCGTTTTACAATTAGTAAGCTAGATTTCTTATCATAATCCACATTTTCCGACAAAATATATCGATTTCTATTAAAATCATGACCAGAGGCGAGTCCATAAATATACTCCCGAAAAATAAGTGGGTATAGGAAGTTCTGTTGACGAGATCTATCTAGTTCTAAATATCTTTGATATTCTttcatttttcaaattcaattttgtcAAAGGGATCAAAGATTTATTGGATTGGAAATCCAATACATAGTGCGATACAGTCAAAACGGGGTATTTCTAGATATTCGAATTAAAACGAATTATGAATAGATACCAAAAAATGATCAACGGATTCTCTCCACTTGCTTTTTCCACCTAATTGTTCTAGGATAACAAGCTAGTTAGAAATCCTTTATTTTATCAGCCTAATCGCTCTTTTGATTTTGGAAAAAAGAATATCTTTATCAATATACTCTTTCTTCTACACATTGATCGCCACCCCGTAATGGAGAATAGCTAATAATTAGGActcataacaaaaataaataatccATTCATGGGAAAAGCTTTTCCCGCATCAAGCACTAATATATTTTTAACGTCCAATTAGATGGGGTAATCATTCGATTAAAAAGAATGAAAGCTCGTTACTTTTTGTTTCTCTATAATTGGAGTTGCCAAGTTCTATCCCTTTATTACTTAAACCCAACTGATTTTGTTCACgaattcaaacaaaaaaaatggtCCGATCCAATAAGAATGAGATCCTTTTAGAATTCGCTATTGATACGACATGCGGATTTTTCCATTCATTCCTTTCTGGATCAGTCGTGGTCTTACAAACCCTACCGAGGTTATGGACGAAACAATTGCTTCATAAAAATGTGTAAAAAAGGGAGTCGCACTTAAAAGCCGAGTACTCTACCATTGAGTTAGCAACCCCCCCCccccttcaaaaaaaaaaataggaaaaataggatgcgtaaataaaaaaaaagatggaCCAACCTTTTCTTTGTCAAGAGTGGTACctttattcaaattaaattaattctttttttatttatttacccttgaataaaaataaaaaaggaacttCATGTTTGTATCACAGAAAGTTTAACGAACTCACTATTTACTAAAAATTGCTTCTGTAACGTGAAGAAATCGATCGATTTCTTCACGATCGGATTATATTTGTTTTCAATACTGTTGTCAATATTAGTTTAGTGTTGAAAACATAGAATCGCGAAAAACAAATGAATTCaaattcgaaaaaaaaagaatgaaatattaatataaatcgaatttgattatatttttagtaatttgtttttattatataaataaatatattctaGTTGATATTTGTCAatattctttctaattttttagaaaaattattaaattattaattgaattttttctatttctctttattGAAATACTCCAATTTAACTATTCCATATCCATTTATTTATATACTCTACATTTCTAGACTCTAATATATATCTAATAGATAAGATATATCTAATCGATTAGAATATAGAACTTTATggatataataaaaaagaaaaaaaagatatattatgTTTATGCAATAAATTAAGTATCTTTGTCTTCGGCTCAATCCTTTTTTGAAGATTGAGCCGAGTTTAATTGCAATTATCTAGAACGAACGGTAACCACCGGATTACAAAGTATCCAttgctgggaattcaaatttgatcGCCTTCCATACTTCACAAGCAGCAGCTAATTCAGGACTCCATTTGCTCGCCTCACGGATGATTTCATTACCCTCACGAGCAAGATCACGACCCTCATTCCGAGCCTGTACACATGCTTCGAGAGCTACTCGATTAGCTACGGCACCTGGTGCATTTCCCCAAGGATGCCCTAAGGTTCCACCACCGAATTGGAGTACGGAATCATCTCCAAAGATCTCGGTCAGAGCAGGCATATGCCAAACGTGAATACCCCCCGAAGCAACGGGAAGAACACCTGGTAGAGAAACCCAATCCTGAGTGAAATAAATCCCACGGCTTCGatctttttcaataaaatcaTCACGTAATAAATCAACAAAACCTAAAGTAATATCTCTTTCCCCTTCAAGTTTACCTACTACGGTACCGGCGTGAATATGATCTCCACCAGACAAACGTAACGCTTTAGCTAGTACACGAAAGTGCATACCATGATTCTTCTGTCTATCGATAACTGCGTGCATTGCACGATGGATATGAAGAAGTAGTCCATTATCCCGGCAATAATGAGCCAAACTAGTATTTGCAGTGAATCCCCCTGTTAAGTAATCGTGCATTACGATAGGAGCGCCCAATTCTCTAGCAAATACAGCTCTTTTTATCATTTCTTCGCATGTACCTGCAGTAGCGTTCAAGTAATGCCCTTTGATTTCACCAGTTTCGGCCTGGGATTTAAAAATTGCTTCGGCAAAAAATAAGAAACGGTCTCTCCAACGCATAAATGGTTGAGAATTCACATTTTCATCATCTTTGGTAAAATCAAGTCCACCGCGAAGACATTCATAAACTGCTCTACCGTAATTCTTCGCGGATAACCCCAATTTTGGTTTAATAGTACATCCCAATAGGGGGCGACCATACTTGTTTAATTTATCTCTTTcaacttggatgccatgaggcgGACCTTGGAAAGTTTTAATATAAGAGATAGGGATTCGCAAATCTTCCAGACGTAGGGCGCGAAGGGCCTTGAACCCAAATACATTACCTACAATGGAAGTATTGTAGATATAGGTATCTTGAGAATACGCCTTAATGACCAATTGGTAACAATGGCTCTGATGGGTGGTTTTGCTAGAATAGGCAATAATAAGATCACCATTTTAGTAAATGATGCCGAGAAGAGTAGTGACATTGATCCAGAAGAAGCTAAACAAACTCTTGAAATAGCAGAAGCTAACTTGAGTAAAGCTGAAGGCAAGAGACAACTAATCGAGGCAAATCTATCTCTCCGACGAGCTAGGACACGAGTAGAGGCTATCAATATGCTTTCGCAATAAGAAAATTGGTGTATACGAATAATTCTAAAAAgtgaaataaaaaaatgaaatagaagaaaatatacaaaaaaaggtATAGGTCGAACTTATTAGCTACCATTGACTATGGTAGCTAATAAGTTCGACCTATACCTACTTACCTACTATTGGATTTGAACCAATGACTACCGCCGTATGAAAGCAATACTCTAACCACTGAGTTAAGTAGGTCATTTTTtacaaaaaatggaaagaaaagggAAGGGGGGTACCCGTCTATCAGATCAATGGattataaaaggaatattaaatatACGCAATACCAAGGCAATATCAATAAAAAAGAATTTGATCACGGAATATTGAAATAATATCAACGAATCCCTTTATGATAAACAGATTCATTTTGCAAGTTCGTTATTACGGGTAGTTCCTACAAAGGATCGGACTAATGACGtatacaatacttaaattctcgATGTAGGTGCTACATACATAGTCGGTTCTCATCCTTCAGAGACTACGAGTATAATAGGAGCATCCGTCGACAAAAGGATCACCCTAAGATGATCATCTCGTGGCTATTGAGAACGAATCAAATCAGATGGTTCTATTTCTCAATCTTTTCGACCTCGGTTCCATAGGAGCAAGTCATAAAGATTGAGAAAAATCGGTCATTCACAACCACTGATGAAGGATTCC from Arachis ipaensis cultivar K30076 chromosome B02, Araip1.1, whole genome shotgun sequence harbors:
- the LOC107627247 gene encoding uncharacterized protein LOC107627247, with the protein product MAAPRRVTLKEAGRAKEWFYSLPSEIVGDWDLLRREFLDKFFPAAMTDKLRKEISCIFQGELETICEYWERFRKLLDSCPNHMIDTLVLISYFCQGMKPQDKILLDASSNGSLTKYRMAEEAWQLISDLAESTLHARQRSNHPRAVNEVSSSGETATLTKTLCEMTSLLNKTTHQSHCYQLVIKAYSQDTYIYNTSIVGNVFGFKALRALRLEDLRIPISYIKTFQGPPHGIQVERDKLNKYGRPLLGCTIKPKLGLSAKNYGRAVYECLRGGLDFTKDDENVNSQPFMRWRDRFLFFAEAIFKSQAETGEIKGHYLNATAGTCEEMIKRAVFARELGAPIVMHDYLTGGFTANTSLAHYCRDNGLLLHIHRAMHAVIDRQKNHGMHFRVLAKALRLSGGDHIHAGTVVGKLEGERDITLGFVDLLRDDFIEKDRSRGIYFTQDWVSLPGVLPVASGGIHVWHMPALTEIFGDDSVLQFGGGTLGHPWGNAPGAVANRVALEACVQARNEGRDLAREGNEIIREASKWSPELAAACEVWKAIKFEFPAMDTL